A segment of the Paracoccus alcaliphilus genome:
AATATCGTGGCGCGGCAGGTGATAGGCGCGCTCTAATACCCAGACCAGTTCGACCATGACTTCCCGGCACAGGAATCCGGGGCGATCCGGGCTGAGACCGGCCAACAGCGATGCGGCCTGCGCGTATTGCTGCGGGTCGTCCTGCGTCAGAAAGCGGACGACCACATTCGTATCCAGTGCGATCATGCCTCACGCGCACCAGCGGCGATGGCCTGCTCCATCTCTTCCAAGGTGACCGGTTTTTGCCCTTCCCGCCGCAGGATCCCCGCCAGCTCCGCAACCGGCCGGGTCCGCATCAGCCGCACCTGTCCGTCATCCAAAATCACATAGCGCAACCGGTCACCGGGCGCCAATTCCAGCGCCTGCCGCACGGCCTTGGGCAATGTCGTCTGGCCTTTGATGGTGATGGTCGATTCGGACATG
Coding sequences within it:
- a CDS encoding type II toxin-antitoxin system PrlF family antitoxin — translated: MSESTITIKGQTTLPKAVRQALELAPGDRLRYVILDDGQVRLMRTRPVAELAGILRREGQKPVTLEEMEQAIAAGAREA